A stretch of Rhodothermus profundi DNA encodes these proteins:
- the folD gene encoding bifunctional methylenetetrahydrofolate dehydrogenase/methenyltetrahydrofolate cyclohydrolase FolD, with protein sequence MAQIIDGRAIAAQVRAEVKAAVEAWVQAGHRPPYLAVILVGDNPASASYVRGKTRAAAEVGIASDTLHFDPSISEAALLAEIARLNADENVDGILVQLPLPDHINPSRVLNAIRPDKDVDGFHPVNAGRLLLGEPGFVPATPAGILELLRRSGIETTGKHAVVVGRSNIVGRPLAALLLHRGIDATVTVCHSRTRNLAALTRAADILVAAIGRPRYITADMVREGAVVIDVGINRVDDPGHPRGYRLVGDVDFEAVADKASWITPVPGGVGPMTIALLLRNTLHAAQRRYPYP encoded by the coding sequence GTGGCCCAGATTATCGACGGCAGAGCAATTGCCGCCCAGGTGCGCGCCGAAGTAAAGGCAGCGGTTGAGGCATGGGTGCAGGCCGGCCATCGCCCGCCCTATCTGGCCGTCATCCTGGTGGGCGACAATCCGGCCTCGGCCTCTTACGTACGCGGCAAGACCAGAGCGGCGGCTGAAGTAGGCATTGCCAGCGATACGCTCCACTTCGACCCGTCGATCTCTGAAGCAGCCCTCCTGGCCGAAATCGCGCGCCTGAACGCCGACGAGAACGTGGACGGCATTCTGGTGCAGCTTCCCCTGCCCGACCACATTAACCCCAGCCGCGTGCTGAACGCGATCCGTCCCGACAAGGACGTGGATGGCTTTCACCCGGTCAATGCCGGCCGCCTGCTGCTGGGGGAGCCCGGTTTTGTGCCCGCCACACCGGCCGGCATTCTGGAGCTGCTCCGGCGCAGCGGGATCGAAACCACCGGCAAACACGCTGTCGTGGTGGGCCGCTCCAACATTGTAGGGCGTCCGCTGGCCGCCCTGCTCTTGCATCGCGGGATCGATGCCACCGTTACGGTCTGCCACAGCCGCACACGCAACCTGGCCGCGCTCACCCGGGCGGCCGACATTCTGGTCGCCGCCATCGGACGCCCCCGCTATATTACGGCCGACATGGTGCGCGAAGGGGCCGTTGTCATCGACGTGGGCATCAACCGGGTAGACGATCCCGGGCATCCCCGTGGCTACCGCCTGGTGGGCGACGTGGACTTCGAGGCCGTCGCAGACAAAGCGAGCTGGATTACGCCAGTGCCCGGCGGCGTAGGCCCGATGACGATTGCGCTGCTCCTGCGCAACACGTTGCATGCTGCCCAGCGGCGTTACCCGTACCCATAA